AAAGCTGGGAGTATTACCAGTTCTGCAAATGATTCTTGAACTCGTATACGGAAGCGTTCCCAAAGTTCTCTACCACCGCTCCATTCTAAACAATAGTGGAGAATTTGCCGCATGATTTCATCATCAATAGGCTTATTATTGTCTATATCATCTTCTATATCACGAAACCAATGTTTTAAATCTCGATTTTTTTTAGTATTTAATTTAATTATCCCAGCACAATCTTGAAACATTGCTTGGATGAATTTTAACCGTGTCTGTTGATCAACTTTTGATGCTTGGTTAAAAGCTCCTGCTCCCCAAGCACATTGGGCATAATATAAAAGACGAGCATTAAAAGGCAAAACATCAGGAAGTTCTGGAAGTGATAAAACGTCTTTAATTTCTTCTCTTAATTTATTAATTCGCACTTCTAGAGGTAAATCATCTGCTCCTCGTTGATCAACTCGATTCAAGATAAAAATCATTGAATCTGTGCGTCCCTGTAAATATTCGACAACTTTCTTTAATTCTTCTAATAGACGTTTTCTATGGTCATCATCCACTTGCATATAATCTAAAGCAACTAGACTAAAAGCTTTATTAACTTGTTGTTGAATAGTTGCCAAATTAGCTCTATCTTGAACTGATTTAAGCCCAGGTAAATCAATCAATTCTACTCCTATCCCTTCAGGTAAGCCTAGTAAGGAAGAATCACAAGCAGGTAAAAGAGGAACATAAGCTGTTAGTTGTGGTGCAACATACTCTTGCTTTTTACGTGCATCGTGATATGAGTGCATTACTCTGCGAATACGTTGATATAAATCGTCATCACTTAACCCCGTCCATTCACCAGTTTCCCACGCTGCATTCTCTGTGTCTACAATGAATAATTTTCCTTCCTGAGAATGTTTTAGGGTAAGGACTCCACCACTCATCTCACCTGCTTCAATTGGTGCAATTTTACGACCAATCAGCGCATTAACAATGGTTGATTTTCCAGAAGAAGTTGTCCCAATAGTTGCAATACGAAAACTAGGATTGTCTAATCGTTGGACTGCTTCTTGATAAACAGTTAAAAATCCTTCTAAGCAAGATTTAATACCAGGATCATCAAAAATTTCAGGAGATGAGTTAACTAAACGTGAAACTGAATTACCTAATTCTTGTAAAAGACTATGGGTATTGTTTAATTTAGAAACAATATTAAGTTCCATTTAATTTTCTCTCTAATGTCCAAATTGAAGTAATGTAGCTATACCAATAACTTTGAAAATAGCACCAAGTTTGATGATGCTATTGAAGCGGCAGTTGCAACACCACTTAGTAGCTTAATTTTAAAAAATATTCCCTAAAATACGAAAGTCTATTTCAAATTAGACGCAAAGCCATCTAATTTAAATGAGTAATATTTCGGAAAAATAAAAAATAACTTTATGTATTAATACAGTATTCTTACTGATACAAAACTTTTGGTAATTTATTTGAATACTTGCTCTTATTGCTGAGTAAATATGATTTTTGGTTGATTTATAAGATTAACAATTACTAGTTATTCTTCAGTGATATTTTGACTAATATCTCTTTTTTATTATTCAATTTATAAAAGTTTCATTTCTAAAGTTAAGTATGCTCGGTTAAGAGCTAGAAATAGCTATGCTTTGCCATCTTTGAGGGTTGGGAGTTATCACTTATGATGATAGGTACAAAACTCCTGAGTATGTGTGTTCCTGAGTCACCCACATAGGCGTTAAGTTAAGTAGAGCTAGTTGTATGAGAAAATGGTAGTTGATAGATACCGGGAACTGATATTCTCAGCTTGCTGTTTTTTAGTGCTTTTCCCTTTATCAAGGGGCATGATGCTATTTCTTGCTTAATTTGTAGTAGCAATTATCTCCTTGTAGGAGATGCTCAAAATATTTTCAAAAACCTGAAAGTAAGAAACTTCAATCTCATTTTTTTACTTTGGTTATAAAAATCTAGTATTAATAATACTTGTGACCGCCTCCACTTCACAAGCCCCCTGCACCGTCGCGCCTCACAGAACAATAACAAATATATGAGTGCAGAATCGCCTGAGCAAAATTCACAATCGATCTTTCTGTGAAGTTAAAGCTTGCTCTTTAGCTACGGCCTCAGCTATAACCTGACGTAGCCATTCGGAACGATTAGGCTTGTTACGCACATAAGTATCTAATTCGTCTGGCAACAGTACAGATATAGGTTTCGCACCAGATTTTACTCCTACTCCTTTTGATTGAAAGCGAGTAGCAATATCATTTCTTTCCATAGTAATGAGCCTTTTTCTATAAGCTTATCTTAGCAAATCCCGTATATATATGGCTATATATTAGTTATTTTAATCCAAAAATAACTAAATATTGTGAAAATTCCCATATATATATGGGATAATAAAAGAGTGAGAAATAGGAAATGGAGTGCCAAAAAGACTCCCGGCAACGGAACCGAGACCGAAGCATCAAGCCCAAGAGCGTAGTGCCAAGTCCAAAACTCTTACATCAAAAACAGAAAAAGCACCCCCGACGACCAATCTAAAGGTGCTTTTTCTGAGTCTAATACTAGAAGGATTGTAACACATGAATTTGTTTTCTAACACCCTAATATTTCACTCAGAACTAGATGCTCAATTAGTTGCTGAACAGATTTACAACTGTCATCTTGAAGGCAATCTTTTAATCGTTCCTATTAAAGAACAAAGGGCAGTAGATTTAGCAATTAGTTTAGCTGGTGTTGACTTACCAATAGTTGAAGGTGCAAGCTGTTTGCTTCCATTTCCCAAGCATGAACGCGAGTGCCAAGACGATGATGCACCGCAAATTTATGTAGCTTGTCTATCTGCATACAACAATGGAAAATTACACGGAATTTGGATTGACTGTACACAAGATGCTTCGGAAATTCAAGACGATATTGAATGGATGCTATCTTGGTCGCCTTGCTGCCAATATGAAGCCTGTGAGGAATGGGCGATCCATGATTTTCAAAACTGGCATGGTATTCACCTTGCTGAATGCGAAAGCATAGAAAAACTAGCTGAACTTGCTCAAATATTATCAGAGCATGGTGCAGCCTATGCCGCTTATTATGAGTATGACAGTAGTGAGGCTAGTGTAGAAGATTTTCAAAAACATTACTGGG
The nucleotide sequence above comes from Nostoc sp. TCL26-01. Encoded proteins:
- a CDS encoding antirestriction protein ArdA, whose amino-acid sequence is MNLFSNTLIFHSELDAQLVAEQIYNCHLEGNLLIVPIKEQRAVDLAISLAGVDLPIVEGASCLLPFPKHERECQDDDAPQIYVACLSAYNNGKLHGIWIDCTQDASEIQDDIEWMLSWSPCCQYEACEEWAIHDFQNWHGIHLAECESIEKLAELAQILSEHGAAYAAYYEYDSSEASVEDFQKHYWGEYESEEDFVYDQIEQQGLMKNLEDMGIPSFYLDFKAIARDWFIDDYYSVEESYNKVYVFSRH